From one Anopheles cruzii chromosome 3, idAnoCruzAS_RS32_06, whole genome shotgun sequence genomic stretch:
- the LOC128270314 gene encoding uncharacterized protein LOC128270314, translating to MSDTKTTKLEKVLPSDEDLGRRNCCWRELAQKYEKDHAEELENAMDIDAVIEMINDQEMDPESSVSDVEEASSQNESGDENQEDIKQQLKLTVSSRKRTWEVNGLKEILEDRDFAMVSHEKVENWLRNQMHSISSQLSVQYKKKVTTVTETCMDADADSQYSVDTAQYIRSNKKVSNRVKVTTMIKQYAVTSNVRYHSMEDISDTKLANDQHTLQTPSRRYSITEMALNPTSSIDNRRSPQTKPVVRTAQTTNHRTRKKVFKKTIPRKRVDRTKSTEQRCPQDQQPMQAEMYEKALEQCAKMKKNKTRRSSRVSKNSDRKLISETPRKYSSTSSSDDNNDEEVFRGSNQYAKSSQQMKTNFSSAAEVASKLTRSRDRQPTLNQSNQSSSSEQEIVEPFQSITLGVSKRQRLQNEASSAGTDVGQHSRNVCMQSKGKRHGEGLVIFRPKVIHPTLPDTEQIYLRMADLTLEGVTKQRDLELFRDFNYKVHPNSIICFYPSDSECDESRSQHISESSIDSSLDADDPILTFNPRNVKRLNLVEKTL from the exons AAGTACGAAAAAGATCATGCTGAGGAGCTGGAAAACGCCATGGATATTGACGCCGTAATCGAAATGATCAATGATCAAGAAATGGATCCTGAAAGTTCGGTTAGTGACGTCGAAGAAGCTTCATCGCAGAACGAGAGCGGCGATGAGAATCAGGAAGATATCAAACAACAGCTGAAATTGACCGTTTCTTCACGCAAGCGAACGTGGGAGGTGAATGGTTTGAAGGAAATATTAGAGGACCGCGATTTCGCTATGGTGAGCCACGAAAAGGTTGAAAATTGGCTGCGAAATCAAATGCATAGCATTTCAAGTCAGCTAAGTGTTCAATACAAAAAGAAGGTTACCACGGTGACTGAAACGTGCAtggatgccgatgccgacTCGCAGTATTCGGTGGACACGGCACAGTATATACGATCGAACAAAAAAGTTAGCAATCGAGTTAAGGTGACCACGATGATCAAACAATATGCCGTTACTAGCAACGTACGCTACCATTCAATGGAAGACATTTCCGACACAAAGCTAGCGAACGACCAGCATACGTTACAAACACCTTCTCGGCGCTATAGTATAACAGAAATGGCGTTAAATCCAACAAGTTCCATAGACAATAGGCGGTCACCACAAACGAAGCCCGTCGTTCGCACCGCCCAGACCACCAATCATCGTACCAGgaaaaaagtgttcaaaaaAACAATCCCCCGCAAGCGAGTTGATCGTACGAAATCCACTGAACAACGGTGCCCCCAAGACCAGCAACCGATGCAGGCGGAAATGTATGAAAAAGCCTTAGAGCAGTGtgcgaaaatgaagaaaaacaaaacgcgccGTTCCTCCCGGGTCTCCAAAAACAGTGACCGGAAGCTTATAAGCGAAACTCCTCGAAAATACTCATCAACTTCATCGTCCGATGACAACAATGATGAGGAAGTGTTTCGAGGCTCGAACCAGTATGCCAAATCTTCCCAGCAAATGAAAACCAACTTTTCCAGTGCGGCAGAGGTCGCTTCAAAGTTAACTAGATCTCGCGATCGGCAACCAACCTTAAACCAATCCAATCAAAGTTCTTCGTCCGAGCAGGAAATCGTAGAACCGTTCCAGTCAATTACGCTTGGGGTTTCAAAACGCCAGCGGTTACAGAATGAAGCATCCAGTGCAGGCACTGATGTTGGGCAACACAGCCGAAACGTTTGCATGCAGTCAAAGGGCAAGCGCCATGGTGAGGGCTTAGTTATTTTTCGCCCCAAAGTTATACATCCGACCCTACCAGACACCGAGCAGATTTACCTTCGCATGGCTGACTTAACACTGGAAGGCGTTACAAAGCAGCGAGACCTTGAGCTGTTCCGAGATTTCAACTATAAGGTTCATCCAAACTCAATCATCTGCTTCTATCCCAGTGATTCAGAGTGTGACGAATCGCGGTCCCAACATATCTCGGAATCGAGTATCGATTCCTCGCTCGACGCGGACGATCCTATCCTTACTTTCAATCCACGCAATGTTAAACGGCTGAACTTAGTTGAA AAAACActgtaa
- the LOC128271283 gene encoding retinaldehyde-binding protein 1-like has translation MKYTKAITKADQYRFTLSDELRQIAHEELRETQATRDHALQMLREWAEKNPRISKIRMDAIFFLKFLRAKKFQIPVVQENIERYVLLKNAFEGAFKNLDCRLPKMAKLLDLGYMFALPERDREGRRVIFYRPGVFDLREFTNADMLKMHGICYETLMANEENQIRGFIHAGVGTGIGLQYLTLFTIKEAVRIAKNGEKILPMRHREMYGCNINPAMKMAVDFGMSLISQKLRDRIRFYTDIKDIELEKRLLPKEYGGVMPMADMIRLWKQEVEAYRSQLMADDAMTVHLSMYSDAAKEGTVGALKEPLNGCTGATDNSTYGLAGSFRKLEVD, from the exons atgaaataTACAAAAGCCATCACGAAGGCAGATCAATATCGTTTCACCTTATCGGACGAGCTCCGTCAAATCGCCCATGAGGAGTTACGGGAAACACAGGCTACCCGTGACCATGCGCTCCAGATGTTGCGCGAGTGGGCCGAGAAGAACCCGCGTATCAGCAAAATCCGCATGG ATGCAATCTTTTTCCTGAAATTCCTTCGGGCCAAGAAGTTTCAGATCCCGGTAGTACAGGAAAATATAGAGCGCTATGTGCTACTGAAAAATGCGTTCGAGGGTGCGTTCAAGAATCTTGATTGCCGACTGCCGAAGATGGCGAAACTCCTTGACCTCGG CTACATGTTCGCACTGCCAGAGCGTGACCGAGAAGGGCGTCGCGTGATCTTCTACCGTCCCGGTGTATTCGATCTACGCGAATTCACTAATGCAGATATGCTTAAAATGCATGGCATTTGCTACGAAACACTGATGGCAAACGAGGAGAATCAAATTCGAGGCTTCATCCACGCCGGTGTTGGTACAGGAATCGGACTGCAGTATTTGACGTTATTCACAATCAAAGAAGCGGTGAGGATCGCAAAGAACGGTGAAAAGATCCTGCCAATGCGTCATAGGGAGATGTACGGATGCAATATTAACCCGGCGATGAAGATGGCAGTCGATTTTGGGATGTCGTTGATCTCGCAGAAGCTACGCGACCGTATCCGATTCTACACCGACATCAAGGACATTGAGCTGGAGAAACGTCTGCTGCCGAAAGAATATGGAGGGGTGATGCCGATGGCTGATATGATCCGCCTCTGGAAACAGGAAGTGGAAGCGTACCGGAGTCAACTGATGGCTGACGATGCGATGACTGTTCACTTGAGCATGTACTCCGATGCGGCCAAAGAGGGTACAGTAGGAGCACTAAAGGAACCGCTGAACGGGTGCACAGGAGCTACCGATAACTCAACATATGGCTTGGCTGGCAGCTTCCGAAAGTTGGAGGTTGATTGA
- the LOC128271282 gene encoding NADH-ubiquinone oxidoreductase 49 kDa subunit-like, translating to MALLILNSVIKCAVSKMYAAQGLLRNVACSHQRQTFRKAGKWFPDEEFIDQFKGPVMYPDAVTSRWKIPPWNSKIAPVEKTVRNMALNFGPQHPAAHGVLRLVLELDGETVMRADPHIGLLHRGTEKLIEYKTYTQALPYFDRLDYVSMMCNEQCYSLAVEKLLNVDIPLRAKYIRVLFAEVTRILNHIMAVGTHALDIGALTPFFWLFEEREKMMEFYERVSGARMHAAYIRPGGVAQDIPLGLLDDIHEFASKFGERLDEVEDVLTANRIWVQRTVGIGVVSAEDALNYGFSGVMLRGSGIKWDLRKAQPYDAYDRVSFDVPIGTKGDCYDRYLCRVEEMRQSLRIIEQCLNQMPAGEVKTDDVKLTTPSRLEMKRSMEALIHHFKLYTQGYQVPPGTTYTAVEAPKGEFGIYLVADGSSMPYRCKIKAPGFAHLAALDKLGRHHMLADVVAIIGTLDVVFGEIDR from the coding sequence ATGGCATTATTGATACTGAACAGTGTTATCAAGTGCGCCGTCAGTAAAATGTATGCGGCTCAAGGGTTGCTTAGGAACGTCGCCTGCTCACATCAAAGGCAGACGTTTCGGAAGGCTGGCAAGTGGTTCCCGGACGAGGAGTTTATAGACCAATTCAAAGGTCCGGTCATGTACCCGGACGCGGTGACATCCCGCTGGAAAATACCGCCGTGGAACAGCAAGATCGCACCGGTAGAAAAGACTGTCCGCAACATGGCCCTCAACTTTGGCCCCCAGCATCCGGCAGCGCACGGTGTTCTACGGCTAGTGCTCGAGCTGGACGGTGAAACGGTGATGCGGGCCGATCCCCACATCGGTCTCTTGCACCGCGGCACCGAGAAGCTGATCGAGTACAAAACCTACACCCAAGCACTACCGTACTTCGATCGGCTGGATTACGTTTCGATGATGTGCAACGAGCAGTGCTATTCGCTTGCTGTCGAAAAGCTCCTGAACGTTGATATTCCGTTGCGCGCGAAGTACATTCGCGTGTTATTTGCTGAAGTTACGCGTATTCTCAACCACATCATGGCAGTCGGGACACACGCGCTGGATATCGGTGCACTGACGCCGTTCTTTTGGCTGTTTGAGGAACGAGAGAAAATGATGGAATTTTACGAGAGGGTCTCCGGCGCCCGAATGCACGCTGCCTACATTCGACCGGGTGGTGTTGCCCAGGATATACCGCTCGGGTTGCTCGATGACATTCACGAATTTGCATCTAAATTTGGTGAGCGACTGGACGAAGTGGAAGACGTACTGACTGCCAATCGTATCTGGGTACAGCGTACCGTTGGCATCGGTGTCGTATCTGCCGAGGATGCACTCAACTACGGCTTCAGCGGAGTCATGCTGCGCGGTTCCGGCATAAAGTGGGATCTACGTAAAGCACAACCTTACGATGCGTACGATCGAGTCTCGTTCGATGTACCGATCGGTACCAAGGGTGATTGCTATGATCGATACCTATGCCGAGTGGAGGAGATGCGCCAGTCGCTTCGGATCATCGAACAGTGTCTCAACCAGATGCCGGCTGGTGAAGTTAAAACGGACGACGTGAAGCTGACGACACCGTCGCGACTCGAGATGAAACGTTCAATGGAGGCGCTTATCCACCACTTCAAGCTATACACGCAGGGTTACCAGGTCCCTCCGGGAACAACCTATACCGCGGTCGAAGCACCCAAGGGCGAGTTCGGGATCTATCTGGTGGCGGATGGTTCCAGCATGCCGTACCGCTGCAAAATCAAAGCGCCCGGATTTGCACATCTCGCCGCACTAGACAAACTCGGGCGCCATCACATGCTGGCTGACGTGGTGGCTATTATTGGTACGCTGGACGTGGTGTTCGGCGAGATCGACCGCTAG
- the LOC128272878 gene encoding formylglycine-generating enzyme yields the protein MVKLSCLYRLLFYLAFTVSFASSDCGCNNKRVPEGVNSPKEQIIFPNSGLERAEKLLDLVEHSKHYDQMSLIPGGEHLIGTNEPIFPADRESPARSVTVREFYLDQYEVSNERFKEFVDQTGYITEAEKFGDSFVFQRLLSDEVRKKYEDFRVAAAPWWYKVQGACWKYPEADKARGIDDRLDHPVVHVSWTDAVAYCRWRGKRLPTEAEWEAACRGGRKQKLFPWGNKLLPKDRHMMNIWQGKFPDNNLVEDGCDSTCPVTTFRQNPYDLYNIVGNVWEWTADLWDANGAKQVGEQKPGVDQPNRVKKGGSYLCHESYCYRYRCAARSQNTEDSSAGNLGFRCAADVN from the coding sequence ATGGTGAAATTAAGTTGCCTCTATCGATTGCTTTTTTATTTAGCGTTTACTGTGAGCTTCGCTAGCTCCGACTGCGGGTGCAATAACAAGCGCGTGCCGGAAGGAGTAAACTCGCCAAAAGAACAAATTATATTCCCAAACAGCGGACTGGAAAGGGCAGAAAAACTGCTGGATTTGGTGGAACATTCGAAGCATTATGACCAAATGAGCCTGATACCAGGAGGAGAGCATCTGATCGGCACCAACGAACCAATCTTCCCTGCCGATCGAGAGTCACCGGCTCGTTCCGTGACCGTCCGTGAATTTTACCTCGATCAGTACGAGGTGTCAAATGAACGGTTCAAGGAGTTCGTGGACCAAACGGGATACAtcacggaagcggaaaagttTGGCGACAGCTTCGTCTTTCAACGGCTGCTTTCCGACGAGGTGCGCAAAAAATATGAAGACTTCCGTGTTGCTGCCGCTCCGTGGTGGTATAAGGTGCAGGGAGCATGCTGGAAGTATCCCGAAGCGGACAAGGCACGTGGCATCGACGATCGCCTGGATCATCCCGTAGTACACGTATCCTGGACCGATGCTGTGGCATACTGTCGTTGGAGAGGAAAACGTCTGCCGACGGAGGCTGAATGGGAAGCCGCCTGCAGGGGAGGACGGAAACAAAAACTCTTTCCGTGGGGCAACAAGCTGCTCCCAAAGGATCGCCACATGATGAACATTTGGCAGGGCAAGTTTCCCGATAACAACCTAGTGGAGGACGGTTGTGATTCCACCTGTCCCGTGACGACTTTTCGGCAAAATCCATATGACTTGTACAATATTGTTGGGAATGTTTGGGAATGGACGGCGGATTTGTGGGATGCAAACGGAGCGAAACAGGTCGGAGAGCAGAAACCGGGTGTTGATCAACCAAACAGGGTGAAAAAAGGGGGTTCCTACCTATGCCATGAGTCGTACTGCTATCGTTACCGCTGTGCTGCTCGATCGCAAAACACTGAAGACAGTTCCGCTGGCAAtctcggttttcggtgcgctgCCGATGTAAACTAA
- the LOC128270315 gene encoding uncharacterized protein LOC128270315, with protein sequence MFPQLKTQIKQEKLSFSDVEDTNSEADDERAAAIETISRNIKQEKLSGSVSADAEEDQERARHIETKTPTIKREKASDSEDDMQNDADNIRSSRETTPSDDVDSTIKEKHLLTLLKRCQKSAFSNEMETKLRDYLNQFPNIGPISRARDVELDLTDPDEEAWVIQCPASVDPCSVLLNTKLNLSLPRSLIKKCPMALETNVRTNVAEDVISVLSGSRVKSFIPAGFVRIIETLPRVAEPEMPTEVNSCGQVQVPFPEELRVRHPLLGYDYQTALEVPKHVQKRLSTAQQKSDLLYSSSSSSFTLKKTKKTNVKPEPDVEMDSSDHSLVADKKKKRKEIKKEPTGGILSPSQDKNAEESSPLKRKRKNVENEVQSSFIIKQEVQNEAEEDDISWLLNI encoded by the exons ATGTTTCCACAACTGAAGACGCagataaaacaagaaaaactgAGCTTTTCCGATGTTG AGGACACGAATTCGGAAGCGGACGATGAAAGGGCAGCGGCCATCGAAACTATATCTCGCAACATCAAGCAAGAGAAATTAAGTGGTTCCGTGAGCG CGGATGCAGAAGAGGACCAAGAAAGGGCCAGgcacatcgaaacgaaaaccccAACAATCAAGCGGGAAAAagcttccgattccgaggaTG ACATGCAAAACGATGCCGATAATATCCGGTCCTCAAGAGAGACCACGCCATCCGACGACGTGGACAGTACTATTAAAGAGAAGCATCTTTTGACGCTGTTAAAACGCTGCCAGAAATCCGCCTTTAGCAACGAAATGGAGACAAAGCTGCGGGATTATTTGAACCAGTTTCCCAACATTGGACCTATTTCAAGGGCCCGAGACGTTGAGCTCGATCTTACCGACCCTGACGAAGAAGCATGGGTTATTCAGTGTCCCGCTAGTGTTGATCCTTGTAGCGTGTTGTTAAACACAAAGCTCAATCTTTCGTTGCCGCGTTCGCTCATTAAGAAGTGTCCAATGGCCCTCGAAACGAACGTTCGGACCAACGTGGCGGAAGACGTGATTAGTGTGCTATCCGGTTCGAGAGTAAAATCGTTTATTCCAGCCGGTTTCGTGCGAATCATTGAAACGCTGCCGAGAGTCGCCGAACCAGAGATGCCAACAGAAGTCAACTCGTGCGGTCAGGTACAGGTACCTTTTCCCGAAGAACTTCGCGTGCGACATCCATTGCTGGGTTACGATTATCAGACGGCCCTTGAAGTGCCGAAACATGTACAAAAGCGTCTTTCGACCGCACAACAGAAATCAGATCTTTTGTACAGTTCTTCGAGCTCATCATTTACGttgaaaaaaaccaaaaagacAAACGTtaaacccgaacccgacgTAGAGATGGATTCCAGCGATCACTCTTTAGTTGcagataaaaagaaaaagcgaaaagaaattaaaaaagaacCTACCGGTGGTATTTTATCGCCAAGCCAGGATAAAAACGCAGAGGAATCTAGCCCATTGAAACGTAAGCGAAAAAACGTAGAAAATGAAGTGCAGAGCAGTTTCATCATCAAACAAGAGGTGCAGAATGAAGCTGAGGAGGACGATATATCGTGgttattaaacatttaa
- the LOC128271335 gene encoding traB domain-containing protein, giving the protein MSSPFSSSSEYNSALDQTLNSTMLNTSESDMENLNRTGDSSDTLRVKQSKSVKDSTRQLLDSLRNNNLNQATGIDSIGDNTSALNSTASTLSLDLSGSDLGQNVTLSFVSSSEEDDEQKVGTPRAPDVSINMSQSPDTSTVTTGGEKDSRDTTANVSLLPIESTASTIPVYGTLEEFDRHLPETVTVLTTPDGAKVYLVGTAHFSESSQRDVSFVMRNVQPNVVMLELCPSRVHILRHDEQTLLEEAKNMNLAKMRTIIQTNGSINGLFYILLLSMNAKFTKKLGMAPGGEFRCAVKEAQKIPNCIIQLGDRQIKVTLQRALRGLSVWQTVKLIPKLLFMDDITPEEVEQCKKKDLLEEIMLEMAEEFPAFGRVFIDERDRYLCHSLQMAALPIKHSDGTEQPVRVVAVVGIGHAAGIAKHWGKVSTESIQSIACIPPASLGQRMLKYTIKYGLLGVTAYGVYRFARSRLA; this is encoded by the exons ATGTCTTCCCCGTTTAGTTCGTCGTCCGAGTATAACAGTGCCCTGGACCAGACCTTAAATTCAACCATGCTGAATACTTCTGAAAGTG ATATGGAAAAtttgaaccgaaccggcgaCTCGAGCGATACTCTGCGGGTTAAGCAAAGCAAATCTGTGAAAGACTCGACGCGACAACTGTTGGATAGTTtgcgcaacaacaacctcaACCAGGCCACCGGAATCGACAGTATCGGAGATAATACGAGCGCCCTCAACAGCACTGCCAGCACGCTCAGTCTTGACTTGAGTGGCTCGGACTTAGGCCAAAATGTCACACTGTCTTTCGTAAGCTCTTCGGAAGAAGATGATGAGCAGAAGGTAGGCACACCGCGTGCACCGGACGTGAGCATTAATATGTCTCAATCGCCCGACACGTCGACGGTAACGACGGGTGGCGAAAAGGATTCTCGTGATACAACGGCCAACGTATCGCTACTGCCGATAGAAAGTACCGCTTCCACAATACCAGTATACGGCACATTGGAAGAGTTTGATCGTCACCTCCCGGAGACGGTCACAGTTCTAACGACGCCTGACGGGGCCAAGGTGTATCTGGTGGGCACGGCGCACTTCAGCGAAAGCTCGCAGCGAGATGTGTCGTTCGTGATGCGCAACGTACAACCGAATGTGGTTATGCTAGAGCTGTGTCCATCGCGGGTGCACATCCTCCGGCATGACGAGCAGACACTGCTGGAGGAGGCGAAGAACATGAACTTAGCCAAAATGCGCACCATAATTCAGACAAACGGTTCCATCAACGGATTGTTCTACATTCTTCTGCTAAGCATGAATGCTAAGTTCACCAAGAAACTAGGCATGGCACCAGGCGGCGAGTTCCGGTGCGCTGTGAAGGAAGCGCAGAAAATACCTAATTGCATCATCCAACTAGGCGATCGGCAAATCAAGGTGACTCTGCAGCGGGCACTACGTGGACTTTCGGTATGGCAGACGGTGAAGCTCATTCCGAAATTGCTCTTCATGGACGACATCACCCCGGAGGAGGTAGAACAGTGCAAGAAAAAAGACTTGCTGGAAGAGATCATGCTCGAGATGGCCGAAGAGTTCCCGGCGTTCGGTCGCGTCTTCATCGACGAGCGCGATCGTTACCTTTGCCACTCGCTGCAAATGGCCGCTCTGCCAATTAAGCATTCGGATGGAACCGAGCAGCCGGTGCGCGTGGTCGCTGTTGTCGGCATTGGACATGCAGCCGGTATTGCCAAACACTGGGGCAAAGTGAGCACCGAAAGCATCCAATCAATTGCTTGTATCCCTCCAGCCAGTTTGGGACAACGAATGCTAAAGTATACCATCAAATACGGACTGCTTGGAGTTACCGCGTACGGTGTGTATCGATTTGCTCGATCCCGATTGGCGTGA
- the LOC128272975 gene encoding NADH dehydrogenase [ubiquinone] 1 alpha subcomplex subunit 6 codes for MASREAVRRTVQSVRPILSVDREEARKRVLNLYKAWYRQIPYIVMDYDIPKSVEQCREKLREEFLKHKSVSDIRVIDMLVIKGQMELKESVQIWKQKGHIMRYWKESQEPKPTDFLSKFLSGQF; via the exons ATGGCTAGCCGTGAAGCCGTGCGCCGAACGGTGCAGTCTGTGCGACCGATCTTATCCGTGGACCGCGAGGAGGCACGCAAACGCGTGCTTAACCTCTACAAGGCTTGGTATCGTCAAATCCCGTACATCG TGATGGACTACGATATCCCGAAATCTGTCGAACAGTGCCGGGAGAAGCTGCGGGAAGAGTTTCTCAAACACAAGAGCGTTTCTGATATTCGTGTGATCGACATGCTCGTCATCAAAGGGCAAATGGAGCTAAAAGAGTCGGTCCAAATCTGGAAGCAAAAGGGGCATATTATGCGCTACTGGAAGGAAAGCCAAGAACCGAAACCGACAGACTTTCTTTCCAAGTTCCTGTCGGGCCAGTTTTAA
- the LOC128273235 gene encoding ubiquitin-like protein 5 codes for MLEITCNDRLGKKVRVKCNPEDTIGDLKKLIAAQTGTRSDKIVLKKWYTIYKDNIKLADYEIHDGMNLELYYQ; via the coding sequence ATGCTAGAAATTACGTGCAACGATCGGCTGGGAAAGAAGGTACGAGTGAAATGTAATCCTGAAGATACAATCGGTGACCTGAAGAAATTGATTGCAGCCCAGACCGGGACACGTTCCGATAAGATAGTTCTTAAGAAATGGTACACAATCTACAAAGATAATATTAAACTTGCTGACTACGAAATCCACGACGGAATGAATCTGGAACTCTACTATCAGTGA